Proteins encoded within one genomic window of Acipenser ruthenus chromosome 32, fAciRut3.2 maternal haplotype, whole genome shotgun sequence:
- the LOC131703234 gene encoding zinc finger protein ZFP2-like, which produces MESVPIKEELPKLELVPIRLEFSGLSSLPIKQKLCEMPSDSIKLEVSGIKAERNELEISQTEEPLPVNEEVLEMLPSRTTFDALDNVKMESVPIKEELPKLELVPIRLEFTGLASLPIKQELCETPCDSIKPVVSGIKAERNELEISQTEEPVPMKEEVLEMVRIKLEPLKEEVLLKPGKEESEDLKAAPTELGPVHLRECSVVLERIYVRKQGSGEEGSPNSTQGGGQEDRSSHSECSPAGSSPAVQARTQLRNLKILRGEKLKNTRGEKPYHCSDCGKSFSLSGNLVIHQRIHTGEKPYRCSDCGKRFKSSGHRTAHQRIHTGEKPHCCSDCGKSFRSSGDLVIHQRIHTGEKPYRCSDCGKRFKSSGHRTVHQRIHTGERPHCCSDCGNSFRNSGDLSKHQRIHTGEKPYRCSHCGKSFSRSGNFELHKRTHKGEKPYHCSDCGKSFSRSEHLLIHQRIHTGERPYHCTDCGKSFSRSGQLVTHQRIHTGEKPYYCSDCGKSFRDSADLVKHQRIHTGVKPYHCSDCGKSFSQSGQLGKHQRIHTGEKPFHCSDCGKSFSSLANLVSHQRIHSGEKPYHCSNCGKSFRHSASFAVHRRIHTGEKPYRCSHCGKSFSHSATFAAHQRIHTGEKPYRCSDCGKTFRRSGHLVSHRRVHTGEKPYHCSDCGKSFSKSRSLVTHQQIHTGEKKKKKM; this is translated from the exons ATGGAATCAGtcccgattaaagaggagctccctaaacttgaactggtccccattagactggAGTTCTCTGGACtgtcttccctccccattaaacagaagCTCTGTGAGATGCCATCTGACAGCATCAAGTTGGAGGTGTCTGGGATTAAAGCTGAgcgcaatgaattggagatctcccagacagaagaaccccttcctgtgaatgaagaggtgctggaaatg ttaccaagcAGAACCACGTTTGATGCCTTGGAcaatgtgaagatggaatctgtcccgattaaagaggagctccctaaacttgaactggtccccattagactggagttcactggactggcttccctccccattaaacaggagctctgtgagacgcCCTGTGACAGCATCAAGCCAGTGGTGTCTGGAATTAAAGCTGAGCGCAACGAACTGGAGatctcccagacagaagaaccagtTCCTAtgaaagaagaggtgctggaaatggtgcGTATTAAACTGGAGCCCCTGAAAGAGGAGGTACTCTtgaaaccagggaaggaagaatccgaagacttgaaagcagcccccactGAGCTGGGTCCGGTgcacctgcgggagtgtagcgtggtgctggagagaatctatgtgagaaagcaaggctctggagaggaaggctctcccaacagcacgcaaggaggtggacagGAAGACAGGAGCTCACATTCAGAGTGCAGTCCAGCAG gttccagtccagcagttcAAGCAAGGACCCAGTtaaggaatttaaaaatactgagaggagagaaattaaaaaataccagaggagagaaaccgtatcactgctctgactgtggaaagagttttagTCTCTCAGGAAACCTTgtgatacaccagcgaattcacacaggagagaaaccctatcgctgctctgactgtggaaagaggttcaagtcatcaggacaccgtacagcacaccagcgaattcacacaggagagaaaccgcattgctgctctgactgtggaaagagtttcaggagctcaggagaccttgtgatacaccagcgaattcacacaggagagaaaccttatcgctgctctgactgtggaaagaggttcaagtcatcaggacaccgtacagtacaccagcgaattcacacaggagagagaccgcattgctgctctgactgtggaaataGTTTCAGGAACTCAGGAGACCTTtcaaaacaccagcgaattcacacaggagagaaaccttatcgctgttctcactgtgggaagagtttcagtcggtcaggaaattttgaattgcataagcgaactcacaaaggagagaaaccatatcactgttctgactgtgggaagagtttcagtcggtcagaacaCCTATTAATACATCAGCGAATACACACTGGAGAGAGACCGTatcactgcactgactgtgggaagagtttcagtcgatcAGGACAACTtgtaacacaccagcgaattcacacaggagagaaaccatattactgctctgactgtgggaagagtttcagggattCAGCAGACCTTGtaaaacaccagagaattcacacaggagtaaAGCCATATCACTGCTCCGACTGTGGTaaaagtttcagtcagtcaggacaacttggaaaacatcagcgaattcacacaggagaaaaaccgtttcattgctctgactgtgggaagagtttcagttcgttagcaaaccttgtttcacaccagcgaattcactcaggagagaaaccgtatcactgctctaactgtgggaaaagtttccgTCACTCAGCATCCTTTGCTGTACACcggcgcattcacacaggagagaaaccgtatcgctgctctcactgtgggaagagtttcagtcactcagCAACCTTTGCTGcacaccagcgtattcacacaggagagaaaccgtaccgctgctctgactgtgggaagacttTCAGACGGTcgggacaccttgtttcacaccggcgcgttcacacaggagagaaaccgtaccactgctctgattgtgggaagagtttcagtaagtCAAGATCGCTTgttacacaccagcaaattcacacaggagagaaaaaaaaaaagaaaatgtaa